From Apteryx mantelli isolate bAptMan1 chromosome 14, bAptMan1.hap1, whole genome shotgun sequence, the proteins below share one genomic window:
- the LOC136993385 gene encoding protocadherin alpha-3-like: MGVCAQALLRVLVLQAAWALGGGQVRYSVPEEAKAGTVVGRLAQDLGLEAGELEARRLRLVAKGRRASVEVSGASGALVVSSRLDREELCGKSAPCALRLEVLVERPLRVFHVELEVTDINDNAPLFPAARKNLSVAELTTLPGSRFPLEGASDADIGANAQLSYKLSPSEHFALEVKSADENRKSLFLVLSKALDREAMPVHRLLLTASDGGRPSLSGTMELVISVLDVNDNAPEFNQSIYKVQLAESAAEGTLVVRVRATDPDEGMNSQVAYTVNNVIPASGKDLFVLDSSTGEMKLAGPLDFEDVCLYEIQVEAKDRGAPPLSGHCSVELEVVDVNDNAPEVWVTSLSVPVPEDAAVGTVVALLSVSDRDSGANGRVRCAVWPPAPFGLVATFEGSYSLVLREALDRERVAEYEVEVRAEDGGAPPLRASRGLRVPVSDVNDNAPAFAQAVYTVLARENNAAGAELARLWARDPDEAGNGRVSYSVAEGGAGAGAGSRSVSSYVSVDAESGRLWALQPFDYEELQVLQFEVRAVDAGEPALCGNATVQLFVVDENDNAPALLPPAGGGAGPWAGGAAGSSSSSSSSSSGWSLWAWAAWGSPAGQVVAKIRAVDADSGYNAWLRYELREPRGKGAFRVGLYSGEVSTARALEEADGPRQTLLIVVRDHGEPARSATATLSVSLGEGAEAALAAAGAGAGAGSGSSVSGLRPAAGAEGGAAAAAAAATNVWLVVAICAVSSVFLLAVVLYGASRWAPRAAVLSGPGPATLVCASEVGSWSYSQRQSRSLCVADGAGKSDLMVFSPNFPPPAAGPAAKETPQDPPALLDTVSGTFFSTPSHLRGLPETLSQFFPVPLEPPLGGGLGPGRLRGAGACQAFDLRLLAAMSVVSAFACKCAQLSELMCALRRSLTSGAWGLVG, translated from the coding sequence ATGGGCGTGTGCGCGCAGGCGCTGCTGCGGGTGCTGGTGCTGCAGGCGGCGTGGGCGCTGGGCGGCGGTCAGGTGCGCTACTCGGTGCCGGAGGAGGCCAAGGCCGGCACGGTGGTGGGTCGCCTGGCGCAGGACCTGGGTCTGGAGGCGGGCGAGCTGGAGGCGCGTCGGCTGCGGCTGGTGGCGAAGGGGCGGCGGGCGAGCGTGGAGGTgagcggggcgagcggggcgctGGTGGTGAGCTCGCGGCTGGACCGGGAGGAGCTGTGCGGGAAGAGCGCGCCGTGCGCCCTGCGcctggaggtgctggtggagcgGCCGCTGCGCGTCTTCCACGTGGAGCTGGAGGTCACCGACATCAACGACAATGCCCCGCTCTTCCCCGCCGCCCGCAAAAACCTCAGTGTCGCGGAATTAACAACGCTGCCGGGCTCCCGCTTCCCGCTGGAGGGCGCGTCGGACGCCGACATCGGAGCCAACGCGCAGCTCTCCTACAAACTCAGCCCGAGCGAGCATTTCGCTTTAGAAGTGAAATCCGCGGATGAAAACAGGAAATCGTTATTTCTGGTGCTGTCGAAGGCACTGGACCGGGAGGCGATGCCTGTGCACCGGTTGCTGCTGACGGCGAGTGACGGGGGCAGACCGTCGCTGTCGGGCACGATGGAGCTGGTGATCTCGGTGCTGGATGTGAACGACAACGCTCCCGAGTTCAACCAGTCGATCTATAAAGTGCAGCTGGCGGAGAGCGCTGCAGAGGGGACGCTGGTGGTGCGTGTGAGAGCCACGGATCCGGACGAGGGAATGAACAGCCAAGTGGCGTACACAGTGAACAACGTAATCCCTGCCAGTGGAAAGGACCTGTTCGTGCTGGACTCGAGCACAGGGGAGATGAAGCTGGCGGGTCCCCTGGATTTTGAGGACGTTTGTCTATACGAGATACAAGTGGAAGCGAAAGACAGGGGGGCGCCTCCGTTATCGGGGCACTGCAGCgtggagctggaggtggtggacgtgaacgacaacgcgccggagGTGTGGGTGACGTCGCTGTCGGTGCCGGTGCCCGAGGACGCGGCGGTGGGGACGGTGGTGGCGCTGCTGAGCGTGTCGGACCGGGACTCGGGGGCGAACGGGCGGGTGCGGTGCGCGGTGTGGCCGCCGGCGCCGTTCGGGCTGGTGGCGACGTTCGAGGGCTCGTACTCGCTGGTGCTGCGGGAGGCGCTGGACCGGGAGCGGGTGGCGGAGTACGAGGTGGAGGTGCGGGCGGAGgacggcggggcgccgccgctgcgcgcgAGCCGCGGGCTGCGGGTGCCGGTGTCGGacgtgaacgacaacgcgccggcgTTCGCGCAGGCCGTGTACACGGTGCTGGCGCGGGAGAACaacgcggcgggcgcggagctggCGCGGCTGTGGGCGCGGGACCCGGACGAGGCGGGCAACGGGCGCGTGAGCTACTCGGtggcggagggcggcgcgggcgcgggcgcggggtcGCGGTCGGTGTCGAGCTACGTGTCGGTGGACGCGGAGAGCGGGCGGctgtgggcgctgcagcccttcGACTAcgaggagctgcaggtgctgcagttcgAGGTGCGCGCGGTGGACGCGGGGGAGCCGGCGCTGTGCGGCAACGCCACGGTGCAGCTCTTCGTCGTGGAcgagaacgacaacgcgccggcgctgctgccgcctgcgggcggcggcgcggggccctgggctggcggcgcggcggggtcgtcgtcgtcgtcgtcgtcgtcgtcgtcgggGTGGTCGCTGTGGGCGTGGGCGGCGTGGGGGTCGCCGGCGGGGCAGGTGGTGGCGAAGATCCGTGCGGTGGACGCGGACTCGGGCTACAACGCGTGGCTGCGCTACGAgctgcgggagccgcgggggAAGGGCGCGTTCCGCGTGGGGCTGTACAGCGGCGAGGTGAGCACGGCGCGGGCGCTGGAGGAGGCGGACGGCCCGCGGCAGACCCTGCTCATCGTGGTGCGCGACCACGGCGAGCCGGCGCGCTCGGCCACGGCCACGCTGAGCGTGTCGCTGGGCGAGGGCGCcgaggcggcgctggcggcggcgggcgcgggcgcgggcgcgggctcgGGCTCGTCGGTGTcggggctgcggccggcggcgggcgccgagggcggcgcggcggcggcggcggcggcggcgacgaacGTGTGGCTGGTGGTGGCCATCTGCGCGGTGTCGAGCGTGTTCCTGCTGGCGGTGGTGCTGTACGGGGCGTCGCGgtgggcgccgcgggcggccgtGCTGTCGGGGCCCGGGCCGGCGACGCTGGTGTGCGCCAGCGAAGTGGGGAGCTGGTCGTACTCGCAGCGCCAGAGCCGGAGCCTGTGCGTGGCGGACGGCGCGGGCAAGAGCGACCTCATGGTTTTCAGCCCCAActtcccgccgcccgccgccggccccgcggcgaaGGAGACGCCGCAGGATCCGCCCGCTCTCCTGGACACGGTCAGTGGCACTTTCTTTTCTACCCCTTCTCACCTGCGGGGTCTCCCGGAAACTCTTTCACAGTTCTTCCCCGTGCCTCTGGAGCCTCCTCTCGGAGGCGGGCTCGGCCCTGGGCGCCTGCGGGGGGCCGGTGCTTGTCAGGCCTTTGATCTCCGACTCTTGGCAGCGATGTCCGTTGTGTCTGCCTTCGCTTGCAAATGCGCTCAGCTTTCGGAGCTGATGTGTGCTTTGAGAAGGAGTCTAACTTCTGGAGCCTGGGGTTTGGTAGGCTGA